The Chlorocebus sabaeus isolate Y175 chromosome 22, mChlSab1.0.hap1, whole genome shotgun sequence genome segment CAGAGGCCCAAGaacaaagtgagaaaaaaatatcaaaattagatCCTAAGAAGTTAGCTCTAGATACCAGCTTTTTGAAGGTAAGTGCAAGGCCTTCAGGAAACCAGACAGACCTGGATGGGAGCTTGAGGAGAGTTAGAAAAAATGATCCTGACATGAAGGAACTGAACCTGAACAACATTGAAAACATCCCCAAAGAAATGTTACTGGACTTTGTCAatgcaatgaagaaaaacaagCACATCAGAACATTCAGTTTAGCCAATGTGGGTGCAGATGAGAATGTAGCATTTGCCTTGGCTAACATGTTGCGTGAAAATAGAAGCATCACCACTCTCAACATTGAGTCCAATTTCATCACAGGTAAAGGGATTGTGGCCATCATGAGGTGTCTCCAGTTTAATGAGACGCTAACTGAGCTTCGGTTTCACAATCAGAGGCACATGTTGGGTCACCATGCTGAAATGGAAATAGCCAGGCTTTTGAAGGCAAACAGCACTCTCCTGAAGATGGGCTACCATTTTGAGCTTCCGGGTCCCAGAATGGTGGTCACTAATCTGCTCACCAGGAATCAGGATAAACAAAGGCAGAAACGACAGGAAGAGCAAAAACAGCAGCAACTCAAGGAACAGAAGAAGCTGATAGCCATGTTAGAGAATGGGTTGGGGCTGCCCCCTGGGATGTGGGAGATGTTGGGAGGACCCATGCCAGATTCCAGAATGCAGGAGTTCTTCCAGCCaccgccacctcggcctcccaacccCCAAAACGTCCCCTTcagtcaacacagtgaaatcatGAAAAAGCCATCACAGGCCCCGCAGTACAGGACAGACCCTGACTCCTTCCGGGTGGTGAAGCTGAAGAGAATCCAGCGCAAGTCTCGGATGCCGGAAGCCAGAGAACCACCCGAGAAAACCAACCTCAAAGATGTCATCAAAACACTCAAGCCAGTGCCGAGAAACAGGCCACCCCCATTGGTGGAAATCACTCCCAGAGATCAGCTGCTAAACGACATTCGTCACAGCAATGTCGCCTATCTTAAACCTGTAagtagagggagggagaaatggtgACTGAGCACCCTCCATAGAAAATGCATCCCAACTTTATTCCCTATTTGTTTTAACATAAGGGGATACTCACTAATTGAGACCAACTGGGGGAAGCCAATGAGCATTACCAATAGAACTAAATTACTGTTACCTCTAAGGAGGTATACCTGTAGCACCCCTATCTAGGTACGCCTATATGACTTATGTAACAATAATATTAGCAGCTAATATTTAGGGAGCATTTACTACAGGCTGGAGTCGTTATGTGAATT includes the following:
- the LMOD3 gene encoding leiomodin-3 encodes the protein MSEHSRNSDQEELLDEEINEDEILANLSAEELKELQSEMEVMAPDPSLPVGMIQKDQTDKPPTGNFNHKSLVDYMYWEKASRRMLEDERVPVTFVKSEEKTQEDHEEIDKRNKNMAQYLKEKLNNEIVANKRESKGSSNVQETDEEDEEDDEEEDDGDEGEDDGEESEKMSREKEGKAKEQIRNCENNCQEVTDKAFKEQRDRPEAQEQSEKKISKLDPKKLALDTSFLKVSARPSGNQTDLDGSLRRVRKNDPDMKELNLNNIENIPKEMLLDFVNAMKKNKHIRTFSLANVGADENVAFALANMLRENRSITTLNIESNFITGKGIVAIMRCLQFNETLTELRFHNQRHMLGHHAEMEIARLLKANSTLLKMGYHFELPGPRMVVTNLLTRNQDKQRQKRQEEQKQQQLKEQKKLIAMLENGLGLPPGMWEMLGGPMPDSRMQEFFQPPPPRPPNPQNVPFSQHSEIMKKPSQAPQYRTDPDSFRVVKLKRIQRKSRMPEAREPPEKTNLKDVIKTLKPVPRNRPPPLVEITPRDQLLNDIRHSNVAYLKPVSRGREKW